From Antechinus flavipes isolate AdamAnt ecotype Samford, QLD, Australia chromosome 1, AdamAnt_v2, whole genome shotgun sequence:
CCACCTGatgaaagcctttttttttttcttttaagtttcctCTTGTGTCACCTCTACCAGGAAGTTTTCTCTGATTCCAACCCATGCTTAGGATGTAAGTTATCTTGttcttatatcattttatagtactttaactgtatatcttatctttctctctctctctctttttttttttttgacactcgCATTCTTCCTTATGGTCATACTTAAtctgtatatatgttgtattcCTCCACCTCTGCCCACCACTGTAACCTCTTTGAAGGCAAAGACtgtattatataattttctaatttttgtattcccatccctataagtgcttaatagatgtttactgAATTTAAGATAGAAGTGGAGTTTAGTTCTTGCTTTCACTTCATGATTTCTTTGTAttattctctctcatctctttttgCCTCCTGCTAGCTAAGCTTCCTTTCTCACTCCCAAATCCattcatctctctttttcatGATGTAAACCTGCCATTTCAGTCAAGCTAATTTTCTCATTGgctgaccacacacacacacacacacacacacacacacttttgatCAGGATGCTCCTTTTATCTACAatgccttccctcctcctcttgaCCTATATAAATCTTGCCCATTCTTCAAGATCCAGCACAAAGTGCAGTGACTGCAGGAAACCTCTCCTAATTCTAGCCCATGCTGAGCCTCTCTTACTCTGAATTCCCTCAGTGTTCATGTACATTCTGCCTCTCAGTATCCAGTGCTTGTTGATCTATTTATTGCTCTGGAATTGTTCTCTTGCCATCCTCAGCTTACTCTAACCTACTTTGGGAGAGAAAGCAGATGCTTTCCTCTTCAGAGGCAGGGTAGTGGAGTAAAAAGAGTGATAGACCTATAGTGAGTAGAACTGTTTGGGGATTCCAGCTAGCTGTGTGAACAATGGGCAAGTCATGCAACCTGCCaaagcctcagttccctcatctttaaaatggatgtGCAAGAGGGAAGctgaaaaaaagaatacttgTGCTACTCATattataagaaaagcattttgtaaaccttaaaatcctTTAGAAATGTTATTATAATTCCTCTAAATGTATATCCCCAAGAGCCCCTACCACTCATTTACTGTGTACAAAGGCACTTTAGGATGGCAGAAAAATAAGACATGATCCCTGTCACaaagagtttatagtctaatTAAGGACCTCTATTCATATGGCTAGCACTTTAAGTCAAGGACCAGCATCACATGTTACCTGGGCTATTGCATTTAGTCTCCTAATTGTTCTACTTGCTTCTAATCCACCTTTCCAATCTACTGTCCACACAGTTACCAAAatatcttcctaaagcacaggtctgaccttATCATTACCTAACTCGATTTTTGGTGGCTCTCTGTGGATTCCAAAATTAATCACAAATTCATCTCTGCATTTATAAAAGTCTTTCACAATCTGGTTTCAGCttatctttccaggcttatttcatattattctctttCACAAATGCTACactccagccaaactggccttctcAATATTTCCCCAAGTTCACCATCCTATGTCCTAATTCATTACCTTTGCACTTTGTCCCCCCCTTCCTGGAAGGCACTGTTTCCTCATGCCCACATTTTAGAAGCCATTTGTTCCTTTAAAGCTCAACTCAGATACCAGTTTCTAGGATGAGCCTTTCTTAGTCTTTAGTATTGTCTCTCCTCAGTTTCTTGGGGCCTTCAGTTATGTGTATGAATATCATAACCATTTATAGAATTAAACACCTTGTCTCTGTATCTTCAGCACCTTACCACACTGCCttgcacacagcaggcacttaataaatgcttgtcaaattgAATTAAATGTCATATCTAACAATGCCAGACATGGGATAATGGGAATACAAGAGTAGGAaactatgtatgtatgcatggCTGTAGTGGATGGTGAGCTCAAGATGAGTCAGCTTTGTGATGTGGCAATCACAAAAACTTATTCCATCTTGGGTTGCTTTAATAGGGGTATAGTGTCTCTAATTGCTCCTTATATATCCTTGGCTGGCTTCTCGTGTTTCCTCACATGCACCCACTCACCTCAACTTCCCGAAGTCTGGTTCCCACCCCTGCTATTTTACTGCAACTGCTCGTTCTCTCAAAGGTTAGCAATGACTTACTAATCACCAAATCcaaaagtcttttttcttttagtctttctTATCCTTGATCTTTCTATAACATGTAACACTGTTAATTTCTTTCTCCTGCgggattctctctctccctttggcTTCAAAGATACCAATTTCTtgattatcttcctctgaatatacCCCCTTCCCATATTAGTCTGTTATTCTCTTTACCAACAGAGCTCTCCCTCAACGCTGCATATTGAGTAATACCTATTCAGACTTTAAAGCTCTGCTTAGAATGTCAATTGCTCCATAAAACCTTCCTTGTTCAATCCAGTCTTTAATGACCTCCTATGACCTCACAGTGTTGTTCAGTCCAGTCCAACTCTGTGACTTTGTGAACCACATTGTTCAtaggggtttcttggcaaatatattggagtgatttgctatttccttctcagtagcaaacaggttaagtgacttgcttggagttacacagctagtaagtgtctaaggccgagtcttcctaactctaggcccagctctctatctactgagtcacctagctgcagAGAACATATTAtagtatattaaaaattttattatggaCCAGATCCATGATCTTATCGTTTCAGGAAACTCCCAGTAagaaaacttcctctaccaacGTAGATTAGTAACTTCATTATGTTAGAGTTTCATGGAGGCACTTTGAAATAGCTTGCTTTGGATCATAGAACTAGTTAGTATGTGTTAGTGATAGAATGTGAATTTTCTGACTTGAAGGCCTTGCTTCTAAAGCTGCTTCTCCTTTACAAGAATAGCAATGAAAACAAAGTAATAATATAACATGTCTCTCTGCTAAGCCTTGAATTTGTTCTTCCACAAATATATACACTTAGTGGAAAGGGtggatctttaaaaaattatgtgtgGGTGATTCACATGGGGTCCACGTCACTAAATCATGTGTTAAGAGGCACATATTTGAAGAATATAGTGATGTGACCAGAAAGTACAGAATAGCTGTGGATGTTTTGACTGATGTCATCTTGCTCCTTTCTATAGGATCTGCTCCCACCTACAATGCTTTTCAATCCAGTTGACCATcaattctggtgttttttttttttttttcagggtcatTTTATACCCAATCTAAAACTCATTATGGATATTATAGTTCTAGCTCTCTCACCAGATCTATATTGCAGAGTGGTATTATCATTGTGAATGATCAATTTTCAGATATGAGTCATATCCCATCCTTATTGAACTAAACTGGATGAGAAGGCAGAAACTGACTAATGTCCATTCTATGCATCGCCTTATCACTTTTCAGAGTTCTGCATGCagtaaaaaatgcttgttgaaaagCACAAGATTTATTTATAGAAATGAGTTTAGTTTCATATTGGCATGTGAAGTTTTATCAAAGTCAAGAAGAAGTGGCTTCAAATGTCAACTCTGAAATTTGTAAATATGGATAATCACCTGACTACTcagacttagtttcttcatctgtaaaatggagacaacaaaaattatattaatgataatagctagcattcatatatGGCCTTAAAGCTTACAAAGAATTCTATAAAtagaatctcatttgattctcaagaTGACCCTGGcaggttggtgctattattatctccattacagatgaggaacttaggctgagagaggttaaattacttgaggtaggattcaaacggaggtcttcttgacttttaaatccactgctctatccattgggtcACCTAGTACCTACTTCAGAAGATTGCTttaaagttcaaatgaaataatgtacttaaaagtttgcaaaatgctttatgtgCTATGTAAATTATTACCACAGTCATTATTTTCAAGGATTTACACCAAAAGACTAGAGAAGAAATACAAGTAATACAAAGCAACCAATAATCCAAAAGTAATTGCTATGCCTTTGGAGTACAGAGTGGGATACAACATAAAAGTACAGGGTTTAAAGCAGAGAAGGGCAAGCTACTCTTTCCCACCATGTAGGGCCCACAAGTCAGCAAGCAGTTATGTTCTAATCAACTCTGGGCCGACAGACAGCCAATCTAGTGGCTTTCTTTGGTGTCCAAATCATAGCTACCACTATCTAGGTCATCATTACCAGTGAAGAAGTCCTGGTTTCATACCTTCAAATGCAACTGGGTTTTCACACTCTGACCCAGACTAATGTGATCAAAGTCACAAGTATGGTGCCAGGTAGGAGAGTTATGGTCTAGTATCATGATAATGGATTTCTTCAGGGTCTCAAGAGTCACAAGCACAGGGGCCTCAGTGACACTGCAAGATACTCCTCAAGATGAGTGCTCCTCTGCCTCCCCCCTGTTCCTTAAGCCCCCTCAGATTTCCGTGTCCCATGTCTCAGGGCAGCCACCTGAACATGCTCATTTCTCATCCCTCAGACACCAGGCCAGGAAGTTTCCAAAGAagccattttttctttccccagaCACAAATTCTAGGGCTTGGTGCAGCGCTTCCCTCCCTGGATCTTTGAGGATCTTTACTCAGCAGAGTAAAGTGGGCCCGCATGGAGAGAACCAAGCCTGACAGAGTTCAGAGGCTGCACTGACTGCTGAAGTAAAGGAATGTGTCCACAATGCCATAGTTGCCTCTCCCTTATCACCTCCTCTGGTTCTCAAGGTGTGCCCCTTAGTGGGGAATCTCAGAAACCAGTAGAAGATGGGAGCTGCAGGGGGCAGAGCTGAACTACCCACCAGCCCTCCAAGCCctccaaagaaaatgaaatgcatagTGTGTGAGGTGTGACTCCATTCAGCATAGCCAAGCAGAGGTGCAGTGCAGTGACAAATGCCAGGCGGGCCACCAAATAGCAGGCGGGTGACATAGTCCCAGAGGCCTGGATCAAACCCAGTAGGTGCCCTTGATGTAATTcataggaagagaggaaaaagccTGGACCAAGGTGATGGAGTATACAATAACGCATTGGAAGTAGTTGctgcaggagaactgttcggttctgcaaatatgtattgtatctaggatatactgcaacatatttaacatatataggactgcttgccatcttgggggggggtagagggagggaggggaaaaaacgaaacataaacgagtgcaagggataatgttgtaaaaaattaccctggcatggattctgtcaatacaaagttattattaaataaaataaaatttaaattaaaaaaaaaaaaaaaggaagtagttgctggaggaagaagaaaagttccAAAGCTCAGCTGCCCTGCTCTCGAAACCCCTTTACTCCAGCAGGTCTCGTGTACACATCTTGTCCTCTACCTCCTAGGGACTAAACCTATTTTCTTTATCGGTGCGGATCCGAACTGCTGGACTTGGGCTCCCTCCTCGAGGGGataaggtggggagagagaagagatccTGTTTCGGGCTTAGGACCGTGTTTGGCCAataacaggtatttaataaatgtatgttgattgTTCCGAAGCCTTTTCAGCCTCAACCAGCTCCACCCAACTCCCTACTCGGCGATCCAAGTGTCTCTTTTCCTAAACCACCCCACAAACCTCGAGAGAGCTAAATGTCCCTTTCCCTGCAGCTAGTTCTCGCCCAAGAGACCCAGGATGGGTGCCCCTCACCTACCTGTATACAGGACACGCAATCTCAAGTAGCACAAAGTTAGAGGTGTCCTGCCGAGCCCAGGCTGCTGAGAATGGGTAGAGGAATTTGCACTGAAAACCTGGGGCTACTCTCGGCCTTTTCAAGCCCCCCAAAAGGGTTTCTCTAAAACCCGATCTTTTGAACTCTGATCCCGCCTTCTGCTCGCTTCTAGCCAATCACGGCCCGGCCCTTCAGTCCCAACACATCTTTCCCACTCGGCTTCCCGCTTAGCTTTCTTTTCTGAATGGAACTCAACCGAGGCTCCGCCCACCTCCGGATCCCGGACCCAATCCTCATACAGTCCCACTTTGGCCACACCCACCCCATCTCCGCACTCGAAGTGCGGAGGGGCGTGGTTTTCTGGCTCCGACTCCGCAGCGGTTTCGGCCGTTCTCCCCTACCCTTCGGTCTCAGGCCCAGTGCCACCGCAGCTCGGCTACGACGGCAGCCCAGTCCTCTCTCTTTTAGGGTTCAGCTCCCAACTCAGGTCCAGGGAGTTGGTCCGCGTGGTGAGCTCCGGGGCTTGCCAATGGCCAGCACGTTCCGCAGCTGATGCCGGGTGGCACCCGAGGAACGGCCAGGGTCAGCGGCAGGAATGGCCTGGAGGTGGGAAGAGGAGACGGGATCCAGGTAGCCTGGCCGAAATCTACCCGCCTCCCAGAAACTTCACCCTAGGAAAACCCGGATCTGCCAGCTTAGGTTTCCCCTACCTCAACCAAAAGACACAAACGTCACTCACGGCCACTCACCCCACGCCACCCCATCCCTAAAATCTAAACTTCCTCCGGTCAAAGGCCTGATGTTGGGACCCTGGCCAGCACAGCAACCCTAACTGCAGACACATTAGCTCTGCCAGCCCTCTCACCGGTAGTTCAGCCCAAACCACGGATACCTGGCAGGCTCCCCCAAAGCAGGAGCTGAGCCTGAAGACCAGAGTCTGTTTTACCTTCCTGCTTCCTGTTTACTTCCACCCATCTAGTAAGCAAAAGGGACCTGGGGAAGCTCACCATGACCAAATCAGTTGACCTCTGATTATATCTATACCTGATtatatttatacctatatatctgtttatatatatgggggagggaggggaaggctGGATACCTGGAATCTGGTTTGAATACCTTCTTATAagtgaaagaaaagtaaaaggggCACTGACATACTGGAAAAGTGTCATTTGGGTTCTAAGAGGTCCAGGGAACTATAAAAATCAAACGCATACAAACACAATAcactattttaactttatttcttaCAAACTTTTGTCCCAGATGATCCCAGGACCTAGAAACCCATTTAAGCTGAAGCCGAGGCCCAGCAAGGGTCAAGTTCTGTTCCTGCCCTCACTCTGAGGATTCCACTCTATTTAAGCACCTGGTAGTCACCCTGAAGGGTGGAAGTGGAAAGGAGAGAATGGGCTGGAATAGGATTCTAGGGATGGGAGAGTGAAGTGAAGGTGAATggaaggggaaataaaatgagaGTGTAGAGGGAAGGAGACCTCTGGAGGGTAGAAACAGGGATAAAATGGGCTCTAGGTGCCACCCATCTTCCtcccattccacttctcccttccAAGGAAAAACATCTGCCTCCTTTGCCAGCTGGGCCTTCTAACTGTGTTCATGGGGGTATAAGGAAGAGGCAGTGCCGTTGACCTCCTTCCTAGGTTCCATGTATCCCCCAAAGCCAGGTCTCCCCCCTCACCtgtaagggaaaggagggagaggagggtcAGAGGGAAAAAAGTGGGGTGAGGGAGAAATTCCAGGTGTTGGGGAACTGGAGGAATAAGGAAAGCAGAAGCTGCTAAGGGactcccccccaccaccaccaccaaaaaaaaaaaaaaaaaaaaagacttggattcaggatAAAGAGCTGTTTTGAGGTAGAAATCCTGGAATAGGATACCAGGCTCCAAAGTGGGTAAATGCAGGAGATTTTAGAAAGAATAAGAGGGAGGGAATAGTTCACCACTTCTCAGGTATGTAAAGCTGCTCACCTCAGCTGATGAAGGTTGCTATTAGGTTCCTATGCTGAGACCAATGATTAAAGCAAGGATGAGGACAGCAATAACGACACAAATAGCGATCCCGACCTTTTTCtacaggaaaggagaggagaggaagctTAGAGCATGGTCTGGGGCCAGCAACTATGGGAGGAGATTCTTGCTAGTTCGGGTAGATAGCCTTCCCTCACCTTCCTGGCCTTCTTCTGACTCTCCAGTGCAGACTTGACATGCTCCTGACCTCGTTCCACAAAATCTGCTGAACTGAGAATGTTCTTCTCAATCCTGTCAATCATTTCCCCctaaggagggaagaggaagaggaacatCAGAATTTAATGGCCACCACATTCAGGGTCTAAAtcacattattttctatataCAACTAACTAGATTAATGACCTTACAGACTCCTTCAGGTATTCAAACTGTTTCCCCTTATCTCCTATTGCACCTCCAAATCTAAATTccactcattttttttcagttcagccTCAATGCCGCCTTTTCCATGAAtgtttccgatttttccctccccttttccctagCCAGAAAtcccagatttagagctggaaaggatgtGAGAGAGAATCTAATGCCTTCTTTTCACTGAGAAGGAAACTGGGGCCTAGAGAAGCAGTTACTCATTAGAAACAAGGAGTTGCAGAACTAGAATATGAACCAAGGTCCCATGAGTCTAAATTAAGagatctttccattatactacaaTTCTCTTCCTCCTAGAAGGACCACTTTAATATTGAATATTGTTATGTGTATAGATTTTGGGCGTTTGAAGCCTTTGACCATCTCCTCCTTGGGCTTCTGGGACACTGCACTGCAGGGTACTATCTTTCCACTGTCTTGCTGGTTCTCTGACCTATTTAACTTACATCTTCTAAGTGTAGATGTCTTCATAAAGGTTCTATTTTCAactgttttcacttttctctttataCTCTCTTGATTGGTGATTTCAATCATTCCCTCTATGtggatgactcccaaatctatatttatatttctaatctTTCCACAAAGTTCCAGTCTGACTGGCTATTTGCTTTAATTCTGGGGACCTCAATTTCTGTATCTAAAGACTGAACATATTTTTCCCATTAGACTTGTCCTAGATCATAATCTGGAGTTATCTTTATAACTCCGCACATTCAATCAACTTCCAAGTTCTTTCCACTAACTCCAAATCACCTTTGCATACATCCTGTCCTCCACCCCACTTCACTCCAATATCACTCTATCTACTGGCTCTCATCTCTTTACTCCTAAACCATGGTCACCTCCTCCTCCTAACCTCTACCTTCAACCTctaatttattaagcaattttcTTAATGCATCACTATTTTATACTACTGCTTTACACACAAAAACATGCAATGGCTTCCCATCTACTGCTTAAGCAGTAATTCACTGAAATTTATATACTAAAGTATAAAAGTCTTGACTCTGGTATCCAAGGCACTTCATCTAGATTCATTTGACCACACTGGCCTTATCTCatagcttttcatttattctACCAAATAAACATCTCCATCCCCCTTCTAGTTTGGTCCTCACCTCTCTCCTCAATTTCCTTCATTCCATCTTCTGTTCCAAGAAtagattcctttcctttcctccaattTCCAATTGCTAGAATCCCTTCACTTCTTTTTAGGTCCAACTTGATGGTGCCTCCTCCGAAAAGTCTTTCTTAACAACTCCCCCATTCTTCCTACACACATTTATTTCTCAGAGCACATTGCCAGAATCTTTCTTTTGTATATGTCccactttcctcctttttttgcaaggcagttgggctaagtgacttgcccagggtcacaaagctagtattaaatatctgaggctggatttgaactcaggtcttcttgacttcaaggcagGTGTTCTACTTAGCTGGCCCCCAATTTCCTTCTTAATGTAGTTATTTATATACATGTCCTTCTGTCTATTAGATTCTATGCTCTTTAAGAACAGAATCTTTATCAGATTCATATTTGTATCTATAGCAATTAACGCAGTGCCTTCCATTTACTTGTTTCTTAATGTCTGTCAAATTTGTAAGTCCCTAAGGGAGAGAAGGTCCCTGGGAGAGAAGGGATACTTCTCTGTCCCTTTAGGCTATCATGCACATACTTGGCATAGAGCTTAATGATTTGGGGGtgggaaaagtcagaatagaaggAGACTAAAGATgggtagaaagagggaaaagaaagggggtaGGGCTCTGAAAAAAAGGCAAAGCTATAAAGAGGTGAGGCTATGGCAAGGTGGAACCTTCACTCCATTGAGGGTTAACAGAGAGTTGGCAATTTCCCACCTGCATCTCCACTTCAGTGGCCAGAAAGGTGAAGATTTCATGGAGTTCCCGGATGCTTCGTTCAAGCTGCTGGATTTCCCCATGTCGGGTGGAGATTTCATTCAGTGCTTGTCGTGTCATTTGTGTGTCCTTCAGAATCTGGGTCAGAGAAGAATGGAGGCATGAGTATAAATATCACCCAAGCCTTCAAAGTGCTCCATCCTTAGAATAAAATCTTAACACCTCAAAAGATccaatgaaatagaagacatGGACACAGAGACACTGCTTTAGCTAACTCATGATATTGTGTGAATTAGTGGACTAAGACAAGGGAAAGTAAATCCAAGTAGAAAGTAGGAAAACTCAAGCAGGAGATGAAGTACAACCATCTTCTTAAGCTTTGAGAACTTATTTTATATCAGTTTTCCTTTGGCAGGGGAACAGAGAACCAACAGAACTCACCCAGAAGAAATTTGGGTTGAGGGTCAGGGTTTGAATATTTGATAGACTCACATTGGACACAAACACTTCACTTTGTCCACTTTCCAGCATCTGCTCCAGCTCTTCTTCTGACACCATTCCAGCATTGGCTGAGAAGGGGAGTAGAGGAGGGAGGAAATATCATGCTGTTACTTAAAAACTCAGCATTTTGGTTATTTAAGATCCAAGGTTTGCTGTATTGTTCCCATCTAAACCTGGGCTGACCCTAACCCTGCCCTTTTACTTCCAAGGACACCTCTGCCTCCAAAGGAAAGTGTCCTCTCCCCCATTCCATCTCCCCTTATCCCTCTCCCACTCCCCTCCTCAGTGCTCACTGATTTTTAGCTGCCTCTGGATCCGTTCTACGTTCTTTTCCCGGTATTCTGACTGCATTGTATTACACTTGTTGATGAGCTCAACAAATTGTTGGGATAAGATTCCATGCTGTAGGTAGAAAAGTATATAAGGAGAACAGAAGATAGACTATCAGTTAATGAAGGCCCAGGTGGGAATCAGAATACTGATGTCTGTGCTCTGGTCAGGCTACTCTCACTCATCACTGCCCTTCAAATAAGCCAGATCATTTCACGCTTGGATTTTTGCAACCATTTTCTAAAGAGTACCTCTGCTTTCAGTCTCTCCCTTTCCCGAAAATGTATTCAATCAGTCAGATTAATCCTCCCCAAAAGTCCAGATATCATCCTTTGATTTCACAGCTTACGAAGCTTCTTCAGTGAATGTTTGttgctttcaaaataaaataaaaattcctcagCCTAGAATTTAAACTCTTCCATGATTTGGGTCCAATCTACTTTTTTCAGCTTTATAGTTTATTCATTACCAAAACTAATTTTCACTTCAGTGTTCAACTTAACTGTCTCTTAAACAAGATAGCGGTATAACTGACAGCACATTTACAAATTTTGTTCCCATTAGTTTGCCATATTATGCCCCTCACTTGTCTAACTCACATTCGCAGTCCAACTCAAGTTCTCCTCTTGTACTCTAATCAACACAGCCAACAAAGAAGTCTTTACAGCATTTAACCTCTTAGACATTCAACATATCTACAGCCTAGTGTTCTCTGTTTGACACTCATTTAAAACTGCAAGCACTCTAGGACAAGGCATTTAAGAATCCCATCCTTCCCCCTTCAAATTTCACCCCCTTCTCCAAAACTTGGccttcaggaaacatttattgataTGTCAAGATTcagaagagaacaatttatacaataacaatgaGGGAAGCACAAAAAATTTAGTCTCTGAACTTTGATCAATGCAAGGCCTATGATGAAGCAAGCTATACAATTCCTGAAAGATAATGGACTCATGGTATAcagtgatactttttttttttttaaacatgaccaatgtgaaaatttattttccttgactgtgcatatttgttacatttgttgtttttctttgtttcccctcccccaatgggagggaaatgggagagaaaatagatttttgttaattgaaaaaaataattaaaaaattaatgctaGTGTTCTGGAAAGGACCGACGCACCTGGGTCTTTCTCATCCTTATGTTGACAGAATTACAGTTTTCATCTGCTTC
This genomic window contains:
- the STX4 gene encoding syntaxin-4; amino-acid sequence: MRDRTHELRQGDDSSDDEETERVALVVHPGTAKLGNPDEEFFQKVRSIRQTISRLENKVKELEKQQITILATPLPEESMKQDLQNLREEIKQLGKEIRTQLKAIDPQKEEADENCNSVNIRMRKTQHGILSQQFVELINKCNTMQSEYREKNVERIQRQLKITNAGMVSEEELEQMLESGQSEVFVSNILKDTQMTRQALNEISTRHGEIQQLERSIRELHEIFTFLATEVEMQGEMIDRIEKNILSSADFVERGQEHVKSALESQKKARKKKVGIAICVVIAVLILALIIGLSIGT